A single region of the Chelonia mydas isolate rCheMyd1 chromosome 4, rCheMyd1.pri.v2, whole genome shotgun sequence genome encodes:
- the ARSJ gene encoding arylsulfatase J isoform X2 codes for MLCNIFGGSCHFNRYQIHTGLQHSVIRPTQPNCLPLDNVTLPQKLKEVGYSTHMVGKWHLGFYRKECMPTQRGFDSFFGSLLGSGDYYTHYKCDSPGICGYDLYENDNAAWDHDNGIYSTQMYTQKVQQILASHNPRTPIFLYIAYQAVHSPLQAPGKYFEHYRSINNINRRRYAAMLACLDEAINNVTLALKRYGYYDNSILIYSSDNGGQPMAGGSNWPLRGSKGSYWEGGIRAVGFVHSPLLKNKGSVCKELVHITDWFPTLITLAEGQIDEDIQLDGYDIWETISEGRRSPRVDILHNIDPIYTKAKNGSWAAGFGIWNTAIQSAIRVNHWKLLTGNPGYSDWVPPQSFSNTGPNRWHNERVSWMAGKTVWLFNITADPYERVDLSGKYPDIVKQLLRRLSQFNKTAVPVRYPAKDPRSNPKLNGGVWGPWFKEDEKKKKPGKIKGENKQKKNKKKTSQKKGHSLNCHLHLAGG; via the coding sequence ATACCAGATACACACAGGCCTTCAGCATTCTGTCATAAGGCCTACTCAGCCTAACTGTTTACCTCTGGATAATGTGACTCTACCTCAGAAGCTGAAGGAGGTTGGCTACTCAACACACATGGTTGGAAAATGGCACTTGGGATTTTACCGTAAAGAATGCATGCCGACACAAAGAGGATTTGATTCGTTTTTTGGCTCACTCTTGGGCAGTGGGGATTATTACACTCACTACAAATGTGACAGCCCTGGGATATGTGGCTATGACCTGTATGAGAATGACAATGCAGCTTGGGATCATGACAATGGCATATATTCAACACAGATGTACACACAAAAAGTACAACAAATCTTAGCCTCTCATAATCCCAGGACCCCAATCTTTTTATATATTGCTTACCAAGCTGTTCACTCTCCACTACAGGCACCAGGCAAGTATTTTGAACATTACAGATCAATAAATAATATAAACAGGCGGAGATATGCTGCCATGCTGGCCTGTTTGGATGAAGCCATCAACAATGTGACCCTTGCTTTAAAGAGGTATGGTTACTATGACAACAGCATTCTCATCTACTCTTCAGATAATGGTGGGCAACCAATGGCTGGAGGAAGTAACTGGCCTCTCAGAGGAAGCAAAGGGTCATATTGGGAGGGGGGAATCCGTGCTGTTGGCTTTGTCCATAGCCCCCTtctgaaaaacaaagggtctgtgtgtaaGGAGCTTGTGCACATCACAGACTGGTTCCCCACTTTGATCACGTTGGCAGAAGGGCAGATTGATGAGGACATCCAGTTGGATGGCTATGATATATGGGAGACTATAAGTGAAGGCAGACGTTCTCCAAGGGTGGACATTTTACACAACATTGACCCCATTTACACCAAAGCCAAAAATGGCTCATGGGCAGCAGGCTTTGGGATCTGGAACACAGCAATTCAGTCAGCAATCAGAGTAAACCACTGGAAACTACTGACAGGAAATCCTGGATACAGTGACtgggtccctcctcagtcttttaGCAACACTGGCCCCAATCGCTGGCACAACGAACGAGTTTCTTGGATGGCTGGCAAAACAGTGTGGCTTTTTAACATAACTGCAGACCCATATGAGCGAGTGGACCTTTCTGGTAAGTATCCGGATATAGTGAAGCAGTTGTTGCGGAGACTTTCACAGTTCAATAAGACTGCAGTTCCTGTTCGATACCCAGCTAAAGACCCTAGAAGTAACCCTAAACTCAATGGAGGAGTCTGGGGCCCATGGTTTAAGgaggatgaaaagaaaaagaagccagGTAAAATTAAGGGAGAGAATAAACAAaagaagaacaagaaaaaaacaagtcAGAAAAAGGGACACTCCTTAAATTGCCATTTGCACCTTGCTGGTGGATAG